The Flavobacterium sp. 123 genome contains a region encoding:
- a CDS encoding Rrf2 family transcriptional regulator, whose translation MLSHKTKYALKALLFLAKQDEGYIARTSEIAEGASIPKKFLEQILLDLKRGHFVGSKQGKFGGYYLLKSKSTITLADIHRLFDGAIALLPCASLNFYEPCLDCKTESECALRHGLIAIREKTLAAMESITIDSLVKK comes from the coding sequence ATGCTTTCACACAAGACTAAATACGCACTCAAAGCACTTCTGTTTTTAGCCAAACAAGACGAAGGATATATAGCAAGAACAAGTGAAATTGCAGAAGGTGCTAGTATTCCTAAAAAGTTTTTGGAACAAATATTATTGGATCTAAAAAGAGGACATTTTGTAGGTAGCAAACAAGGAAAATTTGGAGGCTACTATCTTTTAAAATCAAAAAGCACAATAACTTTAGCAGATATTCATCGATTATTTGACGGTGCAATTGCATTATTACCTTGTGCCTCTCTAAATTTTTACGAGCCTTGCTTAGATTGTAAAACCGAGTCAGAATGCGCCCTTAGACACGGATTAATTGCTATTAGAGAAAAGACTTTGGCTGCAATGGAAAGCATAACTATTGACTCATTAGTAAAAAAATAA
- a CDS encoding porin: MNTKKILLILIAFFTIGIANAQSSDDVLNLLIQKGLVKQNDADSIRADYALKQQDIKEKQKLFNVLSSRNINIGGYTQVRYQSLQEPGKPDGFDIRRARFDIKGNFSPEWEYRLQTDFAVSPKIIDAYFTYKPYDYLKITGGQFLIPNSLESTTSDNTLETIDRAQISGLVGRNKDAIGDQNGRDIGLQVSGSLFKTESNRFLLDYYIAYFNGQGINIAADKNESKDIAARVVAHPYEFLDFGISYSNGFDSWGTPAKNQVQNRIGADVSVNYNDFSFRAEYLQAQQGSYLVSGVTKDLVKDGWYAQVGYFILPKKFQFVAKYDTFDPTKNNPKNDITTFYTLGTNYHINSFVKFQVNYKHKNEQRGTINKDEIVAQLQLKF; encoded by the coding sequence ATGAACACAAAAAAAATACTATTAATACTTATTGCATTCTTCACAATAGGAATTGCAAATGCACAATCATCAGATGACGTTCTTAACTTACTTATTCAAAAAGGGCTAGTAAAACAAAATGATGCAGACTCCATTAGAGCAGATTACGCATTGAAACAACAAGACATCAAAGAAAAACAGAAATTATTTAATGTTCTTTCTAGCCGAAATATAAACATTGGAGGATATACTCAAGTACGCTATCAATCATTACAAGAACCAGGAAAACCAGATGGTTTTGACATCAGAAGAGCAAGATTTGATATTAAAGGAAACTTTTCGCCTGAATGGGAATATAGATTACAGACAGATTTTGCTGTAAGTCCGAAAATTATTGACGCCTATTTTACATACAAACCTTATGATTATTTAAAAATAACTGGGGGACAATTTTTAATCCCAAACTCTTTAGAAAGCACAACATCTGACAACACACTAGAAACAATTGATAGAGCACAAATAAGCGGATTAGTAGGAAGAAACAAAGACGCTATTGGGGATCAAAATGGTCGTGACATAGGATTGCAAGTAAGCGGAAGTTTATTTAAAACAGAATCAAATCGTTTTCTTTTAGACTATTACATAGCTTATTTTAATGGACAAGGAATTAACATTGCCGCTGACAAAAACGAATCTAAAGATATTGCAGCCCGAGTTGTTGCGCATCCATATGAGTTTTTAGACTTTGGTATCTCCTATTCTAATGGTTTTGACTCGTGGGGAACACCTGCAAAAAACCAAGTCCAAAATAGAATTGGAGCTGATGTATCTGTAAACTATAATGATTTTTCTTTTAGAGCAGAATATTTGCAAGCACAACAAGGCTCTTATTTAGTGAGTGGCGTTACGAAAGATCTAGTAAAAGATGGATGGTATGCACAAGTTGGCTATTTTATATTGCCGAAGAAATTTCAATTTGTGGCTAAATACGACACTTTCGATCCAACAAAAAACAACCCTAAGAATGATATTACAACATTCTACACTCTTGGAACAAATTATCACATAAACAGTTTTGTGAAGTTTCAAGTGAATTACAAACATAAAAATGAGCAAAGAGGCACCATCAATAAAGATGAAATTGTTGCACAATTACAACTAAAATTTTAA
- a CDS encoding PstS family phosphate ABC transporter substrate-binding protein, with the protein MKTYKLSTLAVIILLLTNGNFTKVSAQDLSGNISISGAFALYPITVKWAEEFKKTHPKVKIDIQAGGAGKGITDVLSKVTDIGLVSRDLNAAEYKKGAYAVAVTKDAVIPTISTTSPYTKVLYEKGVKKEAFNNIFITGKYKTWNTLGFKSTAPIHVYTRSDAAGAAETWAKYFGKKQEDLQGVAVFGDPGLAQAVKRDPSGLGFNNIVYIYDTKSNKPINGIVPVPIDLNNNGKLDPDEDFYNDINQLIAAIVAGKYPSPPARDLYYVTVGKPKNPIVKEFIKYILTDGQKYVTEAGYIKFSKEKLNKELEKVK; encoded by the coding sequence ATGAAAACATATAAACTATCAACACTAGCAGTAATTATTCTATTGCTTACAAATGGGAACTTCACTAAAGTATCCGCACAAGATTTATCAGGAAACATCAGTATCTCTGGAGCATTTGCTTTATACCCAATTACTGTGAAATGGGCAGAGGAATTTAAAAAAACACATCCAAAAGTCAAAATAGACATTCAAGCTGGTGGTGCTGGAAAAGGAATTACAGATGTATTATCTAAAGTAACGGATATTGGATTAGTATCGAGAGACCTTAACGCTGCTGAATATAAAAAAGGAGCTTATGCCGTTGCTGTCACTAAAGACGCAGTAATTCCAACCATAAGCACAACAAGCCCATACACAAAAGTATTATATGAAAAAGGGGTTAAAAAAGAAGCGTTTAACAACATATTTATCACCGGTAAATATAAAACTTGGAACACATTAGGTTTCAAAAGCACAGCACCAATTCATGTATATACAAGATCTGATGCTGCAGGAGCAGCAGAAACTTGGGCAAAATATTTTGGTAAAAAACAAGAAGATTTACAAGGAGTAGCCGTTTTTGGTGACCCAGGATTAGCACAAGCTGTAAAAAGAGATCCTTCAGGTTTAGGGTTTAATAACATTGTTTACATCTACGATACGAAAAGTAACAAACCAATTAATGGAATTGTACCTGTACCAATTGACCTTAATAATAATGGAAAATTAGATCCTGACGAAGATTTCTATAATGATATTAATCAATTAATTGCTGCTATTGTAGCTGGTAAATATCCTTCGCCTCCTGCCAGAGATTTATATTATGTAACTGTTGGAAAACCAAAAAATCCAATTGTAAAAGAATTCATAAAATACATCCTTACTGACGGACAAAAATATGTTACGGAAGCAGGTTACATAAAATTTTCTAAAGAAAAATTAAACAAAGAGTTAGAAAAAGTTAAGTAA
- the pstC gene encoding phosphate ABC transporter permease subunit PstC, protein MKNIRLLKDSFFSKIFFVLTILSISTVLLLGFGLYYKSIPVLSTNSLSNLLFSSEWKPFKESFGFYSYIMGTLWVTGISILIALPLSILTAIYLSEYAPIRVKKIVLPLIELLSGIPPVLFGVWGGLVIVPLIQEKIAPHFVEFNTGYSVLAGGIVLAIMIFPLIISILIEVFDNVPQELRDASLSLGATKWQTVKKVLLRRSTEGIIAATVLAISRAFGETIAVLMVCGNLAQIPTSVFDSGYPLPALIANNYGEMMSIPMYDSALMFAALLLFVIIFLFNAISRIILFRIEKRTN, encoded by the coding sequence ATGAAAAATATAAGACTATTAAAAGATAGTTTCTTTAGCAAAATTTTCTTTGTGCTTACCATTCTATCTATATCTACGGTTTTATTATTAGGATTTGGTTTGTACTATAAGTCAATCCCTGTATTAAGTACCAACTCATTATCTAACTTACTTTTTTCCTCTGAATGGAAGCCTTTCAAAGAATCTTTTGGTTTTTATTCCTATATCATGGGAACACTTTGGGTAACCGGAATCTCCATTTTAATTGCATTACCGTTATCAATATTAACAGCCATTTATCTTTCGGAGTATGCTCCTATTCGAGTAAAAAAAATTGTTTTGCCTTTAATAGAACTATTATCTGGAATTCCACCAGTACTTTTTGGTGTATGGGGAGGCTTAGTAATCGTTCCTTTAATACAAGAAAAAATAGCCCCTCATTTTGTTGAATTCAACACAGGATATTCTGTTTTAGCAGGTGGAATTGTACTGGCTATTATGATTTTCCCACTCATTATAAGCATCTTAATTGAAGTATTTGATAATGTACCTCAAGAATTGCGTGATGCTTCTTTATCATTAGGTGCAACCAAATGGCAAACCGTAAAAAAAGTATTATTACGACGTTCAACAGAAGGAATAATTGCAGCGACTGTTTTGGCTATTTCAAGAGCATTTGGAGAAACAATTGCTGTATTAATGGTCTGTGGAAATTTAGCACAAATCCCCACAAGCGTTTTCGATTCGGGATATCCGTTGCCTGCACTTATAGCTAATAACTATGGCGAAATGATGTCTATTCCAATGTATGATTCTGCGTTAATGTTTGCCGCTTTATTATTATTTGTCATTATCTTTTTATTTAATGCTATTTCGAGAATTATATTATTTCGAATCGAAAAAAGAACGAATTAA
- the pstA gene encoding phosphate ABC transporter permease PstA, with protein MRKIEENIFKVLMIASTIIISSTLFLILYTIFSKGVGSLSWDMISKIPEGGFYIGKGGGILNAIIGSIYITIGSTVLGLIISLPIVIYINTYAKKNSLLANITRLSYDILFGIPSIVYGAFGFVIMVYFGLKTSLLAGIITVTLLIIPILVRAIDEVVRVVPEDMSNAVYSLGATRYETAKILLRQSTSGIITAVLLSFGRAIGDAACVLFTAGFTDSIPTSLDQPAATLPLSIFFQLSSPIPEVQNRAYAAAVILTIIVLIISITAKIASKNLSKNKI; from the coding sequence ATGAGAAAAATAGAAGAAAACATATTTAAAGTTTTGATGATTGCAAGTACCATCATCATTTCAAGCACCTTATTTTTGATACTATACACCATTTTTTCAAAAGGTGTGGGCTCATTAAGTTGGGACATGATTTCAAAAATACCTGAAGGAGGATTTTACATTGGTAAAGGAGGAGGAATTCTAAATGCAATTATTGGTTCGATTTACATTACCATAGGATCTACCGTATTAGGACTAATAATAAGTTTACCTATTGTAATTTATATCAATACCTATGCAAAGAAAAATTCACTACTAGCGAACATAACCCGATTGAGTTATGATATCTTATTTGGAATTCCATCTATTGTTTATGGTGCTTTTGGGTTTGTAATTATGGTTTACTTTGGGTTAAAAACATCATTATTAGCAGGAATAATAACGGTAACTTTATTAATAATTCCCATTTTAGTACGAGCAATTGATGAAGTAGTTCGGGTTGTACCAGAGGATATGAGTAACGCTGTTTATTCGCTTGGTGCCACACGTTATGAAACTGCAAAAATCCTGTTAAGGCAATCTACTTCTGGAATCATTACGGCTGTTTTATTATCATTTGGTAGGGCTATTGGTGACGCTGCCTGTGTGTTATTTACTGCCGGTTTTACGGATAGCATTCCTACCTCACTAGATCAACCTGCAGCAACATTACCACTATCAATATTTTTTCAATTGAGTAGCCCAATTCCTGAAGTTCAAAACCGAGCCTATGCCGCTGCCGTTATTCTAACCATAATTGTTTTAATAATTAGTATTACCGCAAAAATAGCAAGCAAAAACCTTTCAAAAAATAAAATATGA
- the pstB gene encoding phosphate ABC transporter ATP-binding protein PstB, with the protein MIIQPHISIQNLNVHIGDNHILKNINLDIPDKKVTSLIGPSGCGKTTLLKTMNRLLDRQTDVHVEGKVLVDGENIYDPKVEVTHIRKKMGLLSQRPFPLPMNIYDNIAYGQRIHGNNNKKELDEIVEKYLRAVNLWDEVKDRLKAPATRLSIGQQQRLCLARGLAIEPEIILGDEPTSALDPISTQAIEELFLQLKDQYTIVLVTHILRQARRVSDYVGFVYMGEIIEFGPTEEVLLNPKEKLTKDYVKGFLS; encoded by the coding sequence ATGATTATTCAGCCACATATCAGCATTCAAAATCTTAACGTACATATAGGAGACAATCACATCCTAAAAAACATCAATTTAGATATTCCAGACAAAAAAGTTACTTCTTTAATTGGCCCATCAGGTTGTGGAAAAACTACATTGTTAAAAACCATGAACCGATTACTTGACAGACAAACTGATGTTCATGTAGAAGGAAAAGTCCTTGTAGATGGTGAAAATATCTACGATCCAAAAGTAGAGGTAACTCATATACGAAAAAAAATGGGGCTATTATCCCAAAGACCTTTCCCATTGCCAATGAATATTTATGACAATATTGCTTACGGACAACGAATTCATGGAAATAATAACAAGAAAGAGTTAGACGAAATTGTTGAAAAATACCTTCGCGCTGTAAATCTTTGGGATGAAGTAAAAGACCGATTAAAAGCTCCTGCTACAAGATTATCTATAGGACAACAACAACGTTTATGCCTTGCTAGAGGACTGGCCATTGAACCTGAAATTATCTTGGGTGATGAACCAACCTCAGCCCTTGATCCTATTTCTACTCAAGCTATTGAGGAATTATTTTTGCAACTAAAAGACCAATATACTATTGTATTAGTAACACATATTTTGCGCCAAGCAAGAAGAGTTTCTGATTATGTAGGATTCGTATATATGGGAGAAATAATTGAATTTGGCCCTACTGAAGAAGTACTGCTTAACCCGAAAGAAAAACTAACAAAAGATTATGTTAAAGGTTTCTTGAGTTAA
- the der gene encoding ribosome biogenesis GTPase Der translates to MNNIVAIVGRPNVGKSTLFNRLIQRREAIVDSVSGVTRDRNYGKSEWNGKEFSVIDTGGYVRGSDDVFEGEIRKQVELAIDEADVIIFVVDVEEGITPMDDAVARLLRKVTKPVLLAVNKVDNAMREKDAIEFYNLGLGEYYTFASISGSGTGDLLDALIDAFPEKPEPVTEEVVLPRFAVVGRPNAGKSSFINALIGKDRYIVTDIAGTTRDAIDTKFDRFGFEFNLVDTAGIRRKAKVKEDLEFYSVMRSVRAIEHADICILIIDATRGFEGQDQSIFWLAEKNRKGVVILVNKWDLVEKDTMSTRDYEEKIRKELMPFTDVPILFVSALTKQRLLKALEATVQVYENRQQRIATSKFNEFMLKVIEAYPPPATKGKYVKIKYCMQLPTPTPQFVFFANMPQYVKEPYKRYLENKIRENWDFSGVPIDIYIREK, encoded by the coding sequence ATGAATAACATTGTTGCGATAGTAGGAAGACCTAATGTGGGGAAATCAACCCTCTTTAATAGGCTGATACAAAGAAGAGAAGCTATTGTAGATTCAGTATCAGGGGTGACCCGAGATAGAAACTATGGTAAAAGCGAGTGGAACGGAAAAGAGTTTTCTGTAATTGATACAGGTGGATATGTCCGTGGATCAGATGACGTTTTTGAAGGCGAAATCCGCAAACAAGTGGAATTAGCGATTGATGAAGCTGATGTTATTATTTTTGTGGTTGATGTTGAGGAGGGAATTACTCCTATGGATGATGCGGTTGCAAGATTGTTGCGTAAAGTAACTAAACCCGTTTTACTTGCTGTAAACAAGGTGGATAATGCTATGCGTGAGAAAGATGCAATAGAGTTTTACAACCTTGGTTTAGGAGAGTATTACACGTTTGCCAGTATTTCAGGAAGTGGAACAGGCGATTTGTTAGATGCATTGATTGATGCGTTTCCAGAAAAACCAGAACCAGTTACAGAAGAAGTAGTTTTACCTCGTTTTGCAGTTGTAGGACGACCTAATGCAGGAAAATCAAGCTTTATTAATGCTTTGATTGGTAAAGATAGATATATAGTTACGGATATTGCAGGAACAACTCGTGATGCAATTGACACTAAATTTGACCGTTTTGGCTTCGAATTTAACTTGGTAGATACTGCCGGAATTCGTCGTAAAGCAAAAGTTAAGGAAGATTTAGAGTTTTATTCGGTTATGCGTTCTGTTCGTGCTATTGAACATGCGGATATTTGTATTTTGATTATTGATGCTACTCGTGGATTTGAAGGACAGGATCAAAGTATTTTTTGGTTGGCTGAAAAAAACAGAAAAGGAGTAGTGATTTTAGTAAACAAATGGGATTTAGTAGAGAAGGATACTATGTCAACCCGTGATTACGAAGAGAAAATTAGAAAAGAATTAATGCCATTTACGGATGTGCCTATTCTTTTTGTTTCGGCTTTGACTAAACAACGTTTGTTGAAAGCATTAGAAGCTACAGTTCAGGTTTATGAAAATAGACAACAACGTATTGCGACTTCAAAATTCAACGAATTTATGTTGAAAGTAATTGAAGCGTACCCACCACCAGCAACCAAAGGTAAATATGTGAAAATTAAATATTGTATGCAGTTGCCAACACCAACTCCTCAGTTTGTGTTTTTTGCCAATATGCCACAATATGTTAAGGAACCGTACAAACGTTACCTTGAAAATAAAATTAGAGAAAATTGGGACTTCTCAGGAGTGCCAATAGATATTTATATTAGAGAGAAATAA
- the era gene encoding GTPase Era: MSHKAGFVNIIGNPNVGKSTLMNAFVGERLSIITSKAQTTRHRILGIVNGEDFQLILSDTPGIIKPAYEMQESMMNFVKSAFEDADILVYMVEIGEQELKDEAFFNKIIHAKIPVLLLLNKIDNSNQEQLEEQVAFWTAKVPNAEIFPISALQNFNVPEVFERIISLLPESPAYYPKDQLTDKPERFFVNETIREKILLNYSKEIPYAVEIVTEEFFEDDNIIRIRSLIMVERDTQKGIIIGHKGAALKKVGMDARADLEKFFGKQIHIELYVKVNKNWRSNANMLKRFGYNQ; encoded by the coding sequence ATGTCACATAAAGCAGGTTTTGTAAACATCATAGGAAATCCAAACGTTGGAAAATCAACTCTAATGAATGCCTTTGTTGGAGAAAGATTGTCCATAATCACATCAAAAGCACAAACAACACGTCATAGAATTCTGGGAATTGTAAACGGAGAAGATTTTCAATTAATCTTATCAGATACTCCAGGTATCATCAAACCAGCATATGAAATGCAGGAATCGATGATGAATTTTGTGAAGTCCGCTTTTGAGGATGCTGATATTTTAGTTTACATGGTCGAGATAGGAGAGCAGGAGTTGAAAGACGAAGCTTTCTTCAATAAAATCATCCATGCTAAAATTCCAGTTTTGTTATTGTTAAACAAAATTGATAATTCAAACCAAGAACAATTAGAAGAACAAGTAGCATTCTGGACGGCTAAAGTGCCAAATGCAGAAATCTTCCCAATATCAGCTTTGCAGAATTTCAATGTGCCAGAAGTTTTTGAAAGAATCATTTCGCTCTTGCCAGAATCGCCTGCTTATTACCCGAAAGATCAATTGACGGATAAACCAGAACGTTTCTTCGTTAATGAAACCATTCGTGAAAAAATATTATTGAACTACAGCAAAGAAATTCCATATGCGGTTGAAATCGTGACCGAAGAATTCTTTGAGGACGATAACATCATCCGTATTCGTTCCTTGATTATGGTGGAGCGCGATACCCAAAAAGGAATCATTATAGGGCATAAAGGCGCTGCTTTGAAGAAAGTAGGAATGGATGCTCGTGCCGATTTAGAAAAATTCTTTGGCAAACAAATCCATATCGAATTGTATGTAAAAGTCAACAAAAACTGGCGAAGTAATGCGAATATGCTAAAACGTTTCGGTTACAATCAATAA
- a CDS encoding leucine-rich repeat domain-containing protein, whose protein sequence is MKKLSPIFFTVLFSVSMLAEVSQVEKTALVKLYKATNGNQWKVKWDLASPVATWPGVVLQNDKVVALNLADNNLIGALPKEICNLVNLQELNLHKNHITGIIPEAIGDLKELKKLDISFNQISGSIPASICEMVKLESLELYMNMISGELPSSIGNLKQLQTLSLYNNELVGQIPSSLYEIDTLKTLLLSSNKLSGKLAHGVVNFKSLENLSLFDNNLEGQVPLEIEKLRNLKEMNISYNMFSGLVSKNLASLDTLNMTMLNDKGVAVVLEVAKDNTAIASED, encoded by the coding sequence ATGAAAAAGCTATCCCCCATATTTTTTACAGTTTTATTTTCAGTTTCAATGTTGGCAGAAGTATCTCAAGTCGAAAAGACCGCTCTTGTAAAATTATATAAAGCTACAAACGGAAACCAATGGAAAGTAAAATGGGATTTGGCATCTCCTGTTGCTACTTGGCCTGGTGTTGTATTACAAAATGATAAAGTAGTTGCTCTAAATTTAGCGGATAATAATTTAATAGGAGCATTGCCAAAGGAAATTTGTAATCTAGTTAATTTACAAGAATTAAATTTACACAAAAACCATATAACAGGAATAATTCCGGAAGCTATTGGGGATTTAAAAGAACTAAAAAAATTAGATATTTCATTTAATCAAATATCAGGTTCAATTCCAGCTTCTATTTGTGAAATGGTAAAATTAGAAAGTTTAGAATTGTATATGAATATGATTTCTGGGGAGTTACCATCTTCTATTGGAAATTTAAAACAATTACAAACATTGTCATTATATAACAATGAATTAGTGGGACAAATACCAAGTTCATTATATGAAATTGATACACTAAAAACATTATTATTAAGCAGTAATAAACTTTCTGGAAAGTTAGCACACGGAGTTGTTAATTTTAAATCATTAGAAAACCTTAGTTTGTTTGATAATAATTTAGAAGGTCAAGTTCCTTTAGAGATTGAAAAATTGAGAAATTTAAAAGAAATGAACATTTCATATAATATGTTCAGCGGATTAGTATCAAAAAACTTAGCATCATTAGACACATTAAATATGACCATGCTTAATGATAAAGGTGTTGCTGTTGTTCTAGAAGTTGCTAAAGACAATACAGCAATAGCCTCTGAAGACTAG
- a CDS encoding DUF1761 domain-containing protein, with protein MEINFLALFAAALSTLIVGFIWYNPKVFGTIWMKESGTTEEKMKGSNMALIFATSFIYAFFISFVLRFLTIHQTGALGMVGGDASKALPSYAAFLADYGTAYRTFKHGALHGFLTGLFLVLPILGTNAMYEKRSFKYTLVTSGFWIVSLMVMGGIICAWE; from the coding sequence ATGGAAATCAACTTTTTAGCTCTATTTGCAGCGGCTTTGTCCACATTAATCGTGGGATTCATCTGGTACAACCCAAAAGTCTTTGGAACCATTTGGATGAAAGAATCTGGAACGACCGAAGAAAAAATGAAAGGATCAAATATGGCATTGATATTTGCAACCTCATTTATTTATGCTTTCTTCATCAGTTTTGTACTTCGATTTCTAACCATACACCAAACTGGTGCTTTAGGAATGGTTGGTGGTGACGCATCAAAAGCTTTACCTTCTTACGCAGCATTCCTCGCAGATTATGGAACTGCTTATAGAACCTTCAAACATGGTGCGCTACATGGTTTTCTGACTGGATTATTCTTAGTCCTACCTATATTAGGAACCAATGCCATGTATGAAAAAAGGAGTTTTAAATACACTTTAGTAACAAGTGGCTTCTGGATTGTCAGCTTAATGGTTATGGGAGGTATTATTTGTGCTTGGGAATAA
- a CDS encoding 4a-hydroxytetrahydrobiopterin dehydratase → MERYDNKTIQSQLEDLKDWHYIDNAIEKNFLFANFSQALGFMVQVGLLAEKANHHPEFVNVYNKLRIRLNTHDAQNSVTDKDISLAKNIDKI, encoded by the coding sequence ATGGAAAGATATGACAACAAGACGATACAAAGTCAATTAGAAGATCTTAAAGATTGGCACTATATTGATAATGCAATTGAGAAAAACTTTCTGTTTGCAAATTTTTCTCAAGCTTTAGGATTTATGGTTCAAGTTGGTTTGTTAGCAGAAAAAGCAAACCATCATCCAGAATTTGTTAATGTGTATAATAAGCTTAGGATTAGGTTAAATACACATGATGCGCAAAATTCGGTTACGGATAAAGATATTAGCTTAGCTAAAAACATTGATAAAATTTAA
- a CDS encoding 8-amino-7-oxononanoate synthase — protein sequence MSNSYSYSIFTSTKRLPENWNDLAISNIFLSKEYLQIIEKSAPENMICHFIGIFHDTELIGIALCQFLDLNKLQSFGERDKCIKTMVRNFIFRNFSSHILILGNNMLTGQNAFAISEKAEPTKIIQALNKATEELKNHFKSIGKKIHLTTIKDFSTEEIVIFDIPEFKDYLKFSTQPNMTFSIRENWKREQDYIDALSKKYRDQYKRTRKKAFGIEKRKMHLDEIIANEALIYDLYFHVAENASFNTFFLAKNHFRIFKEKLKDKFLFYGYFLDEKLIGFNTLIKNGTVLDTYFLGYDDSVQREKMLYLNMLYDMVAYSINKGFKEIVLARTALEIKSSVGAEPIKMYGLMQHSNFFINKKLGYFFKYLEPETIWKERNPFK from the coding sequence TTGAGCAATTCCTATTCTTATTCCATCTTTACTAGCACAAAAAGACTTCCTGAGAATTGGAATGATTTGGCTATTTCAAATATATTCTTATCCAAAGAATACCTTCAAATCATAGAAAAATCAGCACCTGAAAATATGATTTGTCATTTTATTGGGATTTTCCATGATACGGAATTAATTGGCATTGCTTTATGTCAATTTTTAGATTTGAATAAATTACAATCTTTTGGAGAACGGGATAAATGCATAAAAACGATGGTTAGAAATTTTATTTTCAGAAATTTTTCTTCCCATATTTTGATTCTTGGAAATAATATGCTGACGGGACAAAATGCTTTTGCTATTTCTGAAAAAGCAGAACCAACTAAAATTATACAGGCTTTAAACAAAGCTACTGAAGAATTAAAGAATCATTTTAAATCTATTGGTAAAAAAATCCATCTTACCACAATCAAAGATTTTTCGACTGAAGAAATTGTTATTTTTGATATTCCAGAATTTAAAGATTATTTAAAATTTTCGACCCAACCCAATATGACTTTTTCCATACGAGAAAACTGGAAAAGAGAACAGGATTACATTGATGCCTTGTCAAAAAAATATCGAGATCAATACAAACGCACCCGAAAAAAAGCATTCGGTATTGAAAAAAGAAAAATGCATCTTGATGAAATTATAGCTAACGAAGCTTTAATTTATGATTTATATTTTCATGTGGCCGAAAATGCTTCATTCAACACATTCTTTTTAGCTAAGAATCACTTTAGGATTTTTAAAGAAAAACTAAAAGATAAATTTCTTTTTTATGGTTATTTCCTGGACGAAAAACTAATAGGATTCAATACATTAATAAAAAACGGAACTGTTTTAGACACTTACTTTTTAGGATATGATGACAGTGTACAACGAGAGAAAATGTTGTACTTAAACATGCTTTATGACATGGTCGCGTACTCCATCAATAAAGGATTCAAAGAAATTGTTTTGGCACGAACTGCTCTTGAAATAAAAAGTTCTGTTGGAGCTGAGCCAATAAAAATGTATGGTTTAATGCAGCACAGTAACTTTTTTATCAATAAAAAACTTGGTTATTTTTTTAAATATTTAGAGCCAGAAACCATTTGGAAAGAAAGAAATCCTTTTAAGTAA